One genomic window of Deltaproteobacteria bacterium includes the following:
- a CDS encoding ATP-binding cassette domain-containing protein produces the protein MSVLDARGLAKNFGETRALRGIDLRVEPGEIFGLIGPDGAGKTTALRLLVGVLNADAGTANVAGFDVARDAESVREHVGYMPQQFALYGDLTVA, from the coding sequence ATGAGCGTTCTCGACGCCCGGGGCCTCGCCAAAAACTTCGGCGAAACGCGCGCGCTGCGCGGCATCGACCTGCGCGTCGAGCCCGGAGAGATTTTCGGCCTGATCGGTCCCGACGGCGCGGGCAAAACCACGGCGCTGCGCCTGCTCGTGGGTGTGCTCAACGCCGATGCGGGCACGGCGAACGTGGCGGGGTTCGACGTGGCGCGCGACGCCGAGTCGGTGCGCGAGCACGTCGGCTACATGCCGCAGCAGTTCGCGCTCTACGGAGATCTGACCGTCGCCGA